Proteins found in one Streptococcus criceti HS-6 genomic segment:
- the treC gene encoding alpha,alpha-phosphotrehalase — protein MTFDKRKVVYQIYPKSFKDTTGKGTGDLRGVIEKLPYLADLGVDMVWLNPFYPSPQRDNGYDVSDYTAINSDFGTMADFEEMIATGKRHNIDFMLDMVFNHCSTDHEWFQKALAGDPYYQDFFIIRDQPTDWRSKFGGSAWSPFGDTGRYYLHLFDETQADLNWRNPNVRAKIFKIVNFWRDKGVKGFRFDVINLIGKDELLADCPVDDGKPAYTDKPIVHDYLRMMNEASFGQDDDFMTVGEMSSTTIENCLLYSAEDRHELSMTFNFHHLKVDYKDGQKWSLIPFDFETLKDLFHTWGEKMSKANGWSALFWNNHDQPRALNRFIDIKNFRNEGATMLAASIHLSRGTPYIYMGEEIGMLDPDFDSMDDYVDVESINAYQIMMEQGKTAEEAFAIIKAKSRDNSRTPMQWDDSANAGFTTGTSWLKVSKSYPDINVKKEKTGKIYPFYKELIRLRKTMPLIAEGSYKAAYKDSQQVYAFERQLDGERLLVVNNFYAQEVTLELEPVYQNGQVLLSNYESDGLGKTITLKPYQTLAILTKG, from the coding sequence ATGACATTTGATAAGAGAAAAGTCGTCTACCAAATCTATCCAAAATCATTTAAAGACACAACTGGTAAGGGTACCGGAGATTTGCGCGGCGTCATTGAGAAACTGCCCTATTTAGCTGATCTAGGAGTGGATATGGTCTGGCTCAATCCTTTCTACCCAAGCCCCCAGCGGGACAATGGTTATGATGTGTCAGATTATACGGCTATCAATTCTGATTTTGGGACTATGGCTGATTTTGAGGAGATGATTGCCACTGGCAAGCGTCACAATATCGACTTCATGCTGGATATGGTCTTCAATCACTGCTCGACAGATCATGAGTGGTTTCAAAAAGCCTTAGCCGGCGATCCCTACTACCAGGACTTCTTTATTATTCGCGATCAGCCGACGGATTGGCGTTCTAAGTTTGGCGGCTCTGCCTGGTCTCCATTTGGAGATACAGGCAGATACTACCTCCATCTTTTCGATGAAACCCAAGCTGATCTCAACTGGCGTAATCCAAATGTTCGTGCGAAAATTTTTAAAATTGTTAATTTCTGGCGGGATAAGGGAGTCAAAGGCTTTCGCTTCGATGTTATCAACTTGATTGGTAAGGATGAGCTTCTGGCGGACTGTCCAGTAGATGATGGAAAACCAGCCTACACAGACAAACCCATCGTTCATGACTATCTGCGTATGATGAACGAGGCCAGTTTTGGTCAAGACGATGATTTTATGACCGTCGGTGAAATGAGCTCTACCACTATTGAAAATTGTCTGCTTTATTCAGCCGAGGACCGTCATGAATTGTCTATGACTTTCAATTTTCATCACCTCAAAGTTGATTATAAAGATGGTCAAAAATGGAGCCTTATACCCTTTGACTTTGAAACTCTCAAAGACCTCTTTCATACTTGGGGCGAAAAAATGAGTAAAGCCAATGGCTGGAGTGCTCTTTTCTGGAATAATCACGATCAGCCGCGTGCCCTCAACCGTTTTATTGATATTAAGAACTTCCGCAACGAAGGTGCAACCATGCTAGCAGCAAGTATCCACCTATCACGTGGGACTCCCTATATCTACATGGGCGAAGAAATCGGTATGCTTGATCCCGATTTTGACAGCATGGATGACTATGTAGATGTCGAGAGCATCAATGCCTATCAGATCATGATGGAACAGGGCAAGACAGCAGAAGAGGCCTTTGCCATTATCAAGGCCAAATCACGTGATAACTCCCGCACTCCCATGCAGTGGGATGATTCTGCTAATGCTGGCTTTACTACTGGCACTTCATGGCTTAAGGTCAGCAAGTCTTACCCTGACATCAATGTAAAAAAAGAAAAAACGGGGAAGATCTACCCCTTCTACAAAGAACTGATTCGCCTACGCAAGACCATGCCTCTGATAGCAGAAGGAAGTTATAAGGCGGCCTACAAGGACAGTCAGCAGGTTTATGCCTTTGAGCGTCAGCTTGATGGCGAGCGTCTGCTTGTCGTCAATAATTTCTACGCCCAAGAGGTGACATTGGAATTAGAACCAGTCTATCAAAATGGCCAAGTACTCCTCAGCAATTATGAGAGCGATGGATTAGGAAAGACCATCACTCTCAAGCCTTATCAAACCTTGGCTATTTTAACCAAAGGCTAA
- the treP gene encoding PTS system trehalose-specific EIIBC component, with protein MGKFEQDAREMLEAIGGKENVAAVTHCATRMRFVLNDESKADIERLEAIPAVKGTFTNAGQFQAIIGNDVPVFYNDFTAVSGIEGVSKEAAKTAAQKNQNWLQRSLSMLAEIFTPILPAIIVGGLILGFRNILEGVQWSALDGKTIVEVSTFWHGINDFLWLPGEAIFQYLPVGITWSVSRKMGTSQILGIVLGICLISPNQLLNAYDFASTSAAEIASKWTWDFGFFTVEKVGYQAQVLPALLAGLSLAYLERFWRKHIPEVVSMIFVPFLSLMPALILAHTVLGPIGWTIGKGISFAVLAGLTGPVKWLFGALFGALYAPLVITGLHHMTNAIDTQLVADSGGTGLWPMIALSNIAQGSAVLSYYWMNRHDEREAQISLPAAISAYLGVTEPALFGVNLKYIYPFIAGMIGSSIAGLLCTTFNVTANAIGIGGLPGILSIQAKYMIIFAFLMLVAIVVPFALTIFFRKAGFFTKTEDATVKAPQVDAVAEAKKTTEVESGTLITVHSPLQGTVDVLSQAPDPVFAQGVMGQGVVIEPSEGELVAPVDATVSVLFPTKHAVGLVTDQGLEMLMHIGMDTVNLDGQGFTAHVNQGDQVKAGDRLISFDIEAITAAGYPVATPVIVTNQNDFQTDALGSLPHAVKRGDDILTASKL; from the coding sequence ATGGGAAAATTTGAACAAGATGCCCGCGAGATGCTGGAAGCAATCGGGGGCAAGGAAAATGTTGCTGCGGTTACCCACTGCGCAACTCGTATGCGTTTCGTCTTAAATGATGAAAGTAAGGCAGATATTGAGCGCTTAGAAGCAATCCCAGCAGTCAAGGGAACCTTTACCAACGCTGGTCAATTTCAAGCCATCATTGGTAATGACGTACCGGTTTTCTACAATGATTTTACGGCTGTCTCAGGAATAGAGGGTGTTTCTAAGGAAGCAGCTAAAACAGCAGCCCAGAAAAATCAAAATTGGTTGCAGCGGTCATTATCTATGCTGGCAGAAATCTTTACACCAATTTTACCTGCCATCATCGTTGGTGGTCTGATTCTCGGCTTCCGCAATATCTTGGAAGGGGTCCAGTGGTCAGCTCTTGATGGCAAGACCATTGTAGAGGTTTCTACCTTTTGGCATGGGATTAATGATTTCCTCTGGCTACCGGGTGAAGCTATCTTCCAATACCTGCCAGTAGGAATTACTTGGTCAGTCAGCCGCAAGATGGGGACCAGCCAAATCTTGGGAATTGTCTTGGGGATCTGTTTGATTTCTCCCAATCAATTGCTTAACGCCTATGATTTTGCTTCAACCTCAGCTGCTGAGATTGCTTCTAAATGGACTTGGGATTTTGGTTTCTTTACCGTTGAGAAAGTCGGGTATCAAGCTCAGGTTTTACCTGCCCTCTTAGCTGGTTTATCCCTAGCTTATCTGGAACGTTTCTGGCGCAAGCATATCCCAGAAGTTGTCTCTATGATTTTTGTGCCTTTTCTATCCTTAATGCCAGCCTTGATTTTGGCTCATACGGTTTTGGGGCCAATCGGTTGGACTATCGGTAAGGGAATTTCTTTTGCCGTTCTGGCTGGTTTAACGGGCCCTGTTAAATGGCTCTTTGGTGCTCTCTTCGGTGCCCTCTATGCACCGCTTGTTATCACAGGTCTTCATCACATGACCAATGCCATTGATACCCAATTGGTTGCAGATAGCGGTGGTACAGGCCTCTGGCCAATGATTGCCCTCTCTAATATTGCCCAAGGTTCAGCTGTTCTTTCTTATTATTGGATGAACCGTCACGATGAACGTGAAGCACAAATCTCCCTACCTGCTGCTATCTCAGCTTATCTGGGAGTTACCGAACCAGCTCTCTTTGGGGTCAATCTGAAATATATCTATCCATTTATTGCCGGAATGATTGGCTCTTCTATTGCTGGTCTTCTCTGTACGACTTTCAATGTTACGGCTAACGCCATCGGTATTGGTGGTTTGCCAGGGATTTTGTCTATTCAGGCTAAATACATGATCATCTTTGCCTTCCTGATGCTTGTCGCTATTGTTGTCCCATTTGCTTTAACCATATTTTTCCGCAAGGCAGGTTTCTTCACTAAGACGGAAGATGCAACGGTCAAAGCTCCTCAAGTTGATGCCGTTGCAGAAGCAAAGAAAACAACCGAAGTTGAAAGCGGTACCTTGATTACAGTTCACAGTCCGCTTCAAGGGACAGTAGATGTGCTCAGTCAGGCACCTGACCCAGTCTTCGCTCAAGGGGTGATGGGCCAAGGTGTCGTGATTGAACCAAGTGAGGGAGAACTAGTCGCTCCTGTGGATGCTACCGTTTCTGTACTCTTCCCAACCAAACATGCGGTTGGTCTGGTGACAGATCAAGGCTTGGAAATGCTCATGCATATTGGTATGGACACCGTTAATCTTGATGGGCAAGGCTTCACAGCTCATGTTAACCAAGGGGATCAAGTCAAAGCAGGCGATAGACTTATCAGCTTTGATATTGAAGCGATCACAGCTGCTGGTTATCCTGTCGCAACACCTGTCATCGTAACCAATCAAAATGACTTCCAAACAGATGCTCTAGGCAGCCTACCACACGCTGTCAAACGCGGTGATGATATCCTAACGGCAAGTAAACTATAA
- the treR gene encoding trehalose operon repressor, whose translation MKKYQKVFQDLEIKIAEGLYPPETALPSENTLTKTYQVSRDTIRKALKSLEKAGLVQKSQGRQTLVLRHQHFNFPVSHLTSYQELVNTLGMDSQTNVLALDRLIVDQKLQELTGFPASKQVWRIIRQRLVNGTASVVDTDYLLIDCVKQMTKEIAQHSIYDYLENQLHLSIEGAKKEITIEQMTNQDKIWLDVGAEHHVVSVRSRVYLADGRQFQFTESRHLLEKFHFVDFARRKRQEP comes from the coding sequence ATGAAAAAATACCAAAAGGTTTTTCAGGATTTGGAGATCAAAATTGCAGAAGGGCTCTATCCTCCCGAGACCGCATTGCCTAGTGAAAACACTCTAACGAAAACCTATCAAGTCAGCCGCGATACGATCCGAAAGGCTCTAAAATCGTTAGAAAAGGCGGGCTTAGTCCAAAAATCTCAAGGAAGACAGACGCTGGTGCTGCGCCATCAACACTTTAATTTTCCGGTGTCTCATTTAACCAGTTATCAGGAGCTAGTCAATACTTTAGGAATGGACTCTCAGACTAACGTTCTAGCCTTAGATCGACTGATTGTTGATCAAAAATTGCAAGAACTCACAGGTTTTCCCGCCAGCAAGCAGGTCTGGCGTATCATACGGCAGCGTCTTGTCAATGGCACAGCTTCGGTTGTTGATACTGACTACCTACTGATTGATTGCGTTAAGCAGATGACCAAGGAGATTGCCCAGCACTCGATCTATGATTACTTGGAGAACCAGCTACACCTTTCTATTGAGGGGGCTAAAAAAGAAATTACCATCGAGCAGATGACCAATCAGGATAAAATTTGGCTTGATGTGGGTGCTGAACACCATGTTGTATCTGTCAGATCCCGTGTTTATTTGGCCGACGGCCGGCAGTTCCAATTTACTGAAAGCCGACATTTGCTTGAAAAGTTTCACTTCGTAGACTTTGCTAGGCGGAAGAGGCAAGAGCCCTAA
- a CDS encoding helix-turn-helix transcriptional regulator: MAKIITNLKEIREKAQMTQQDLADAVGVRRETILHLENNRYNPSLELAFKIAEVFNLQVEDIFQRNKGAD; this comes from the coding sequence ATGGCTAAAATTATTACTAATTTAAAAGAAATACGCGAAAAAGCGCAAATGACCCAACAGGACCTAGCAGATGCCGTAGGCGTTCGCAGGGAAACCATCCTGCATTTGGAAAATAATCGTTACAATCCCTCACTGGAATTAGCCTTCAAAATCGCAGAAGTTTTCAACTTACAGGTTGAAGATATCTTTCAAAGAAATAAAGGAGCCGATTAA
- a CDS encoding FtsX-like permease family protein, with protein sequence MMKKIFWKDIWKSFTGSSGRFISIMTLMFLGAFALVGLKVTTPDMERTASDYLQNHHTMDLSVIASAGFSQTDQRELDKIKGAKVEYGYMSDVSIKGKDDAVRIFSKTDTLSSYKLVSGKLPDKTAQIALSSSLKKDYRLGDKINFTQKSQGILKHTTYKIVGFVNSSEIWSTKNLGTSTAGDGNLAAYAVTTADSFASAVYNLARLRYQDLQTLNPYSATYKKKLEEKQEVLDEILKDNGKQRLATIKKDKQAALAQSQSQINQAKSRLEAQEQQLVYLSGQQLQAAEAAISQGKTKLAKSQASIQNAQAALKAMPTPSYSSYSRTTLPGSNGYRTYGDISRNIDRIGDIFPVVLYLVAALVTFTTMTRFVNEERNNAGVLKALGYSDGDVLKKFVIYGLVAGLLGTLIGVLGGHYLLPYILTQNPAKLTTLGQPHFYFYWSYTVLSLLLALISAVLPALLVARRELGEKPAQLLRPKPPVSGSKILLERISFIWRRLSFTQKVTIRNIFRYKQRMVMTIFGVVGSVALLFAGLGLQSSLGKIVERQFNQLTPYDMLILRNEQASRAESQQVDDYLHSDQVRDYQSLHAQTIDEKISGQDEKKSITIMSTDQKDFGSFIRLRDPKTNQSLVLDHKGALISKKLAAYYGVKKGETFSVKDDQGRSYTIKVAGLVDMNVGHYIFMSDSYYQNVFGKKATHNGELIKLKDSSQSDISKQSSHLLNLAGVTSLTQNSSMITMVKTAVNGLNASMTILIVVSIALAIVILYNLTNINVAERIRELSTIKVLGFHSREVMMYIYRETILLSVIGMILGLVGGYYLHGVIIAMMSQDTVYPTQVDPYVYLVPLAVITFILIVLGWVVYHRLKNVDMLEALKSVD encoded by the coding sequence ATCATGAAGAAAATATTTTGGAAGGACATTTGGAAGTCGTTCACAGGCTCTAGCGGTCGTTTTATTTCCATTATGACTCTGATGTTCCTAGGCGCTTTTGCCTTGGTTGGTCTCAAGGTGACTACCCCTGATATGGAGCGAACGGCTAGTGACTATTTGCAGAACCACCATACCATGGATCTCTCGGTTATTGCTAGCGCTGGCTTCAGTCAGACGGACCAACGAGAGCTAGATAAGATCAAAGGAGCCAAGGTCGAATATGGCTACATGTCAGATGTCAGCATCAAAGGAAAAGACGATGCAGTGCGGATCTTTTCCAAAACTGATACATTATCGTCTTACAAGCTAGTATCAGGAAAACTACCTGATAAGACTGCTCAGATAGCTCTGTCATCGTCTTTAAAAAAGGATTATCGGCTAGGCGATAAGATTAACTTCACTCAAAAATCACAAGGCATCCTAAAGCATACAACTTACAAGATTGTAGGTTTTGTCAATTCTTCTGAGATTTGGTCGACAAAAAATCTCGGAACCTCCACAGCAGGAGATGGCAATTTAGCTGCTTATGCTGTCACGACAGCAGACAGCTTTGCAAGTGCTGTTTACAATCTAGCCCGCTTACGCTATCAGGATTTACAAACCTTGAATCCTTATTCTGCTACTTACAAGAAGAAATTGGAGGAAAAACAGGAAGTTCTAGATGAAATCCTTAAGGATAACGGGAAACAGCGTTTAGCTACTATTAAAAAGGATAAACAAGCAGCTCTTGCTCAATCCCAATCTCAGATCAACCAAGCTAAGAGTCGGCTGGAAGCGCAAGAGCAACAGTTGGTTTACCTAAGCGGTCAGCAATTGCAGGCTGCGGAGGCTGCTATAAGTCAAGGCAAGACCAAGCTGGCTAAAAGTCAGGCCAGTATCCAAAACGCTCAGGCCGCCCTCAAAGCAATGCCAACTCCTAGCTACAGCTCTTACAGCCGTACGACTCTACCCGGAAGTAACGGTTATCGGACCTATGGTGATATCAGTCGTAATATCGATCGCATCGGTGACATCTTTCCCGTTGTTCTATATCTGGTGGCTGCCCTAGTGACTTTTACGACCATGACTCGCTTTGTCAATGAAGAGCGCAACAACGCCGGTGTTCTAAAGGCTCTGGGCTACTCCGATGGCGATGTGCTTAAGAAATTCGTCATCTATGGGCTTGTTGCCGGCTTATTGGGAACCCTTATTGGTGTTCTGGGTGGGCATTATCTGTTACCTTATATCTTGACTCAGAATCCTGCAAAATTGACAACATTGGGCCAGCCGCATTTTTATTTTTACTGGTCTTATACTGTTTTATCCCTGCTCTTAGCCCTTATCAGTGCTGTTTTGCCAGCTCTTCTGGTCGCTAGACGAGAATTAGGAGAGAAACCCGCCCAGCTCTTGCGCCCTAAACCTCCAGTCAGTGGCTCTAAGATTCTACTAGAGCGAATCAGTTTTATCTGGCGGCGCTTGAGCTTCACCCAAAAGGTTACGATCAGAAATATCTTCCGCTACAAACAGCGCATGGTCATGACCATCTTTGGTGTTGTCGGCTCTGTAGCTCTACTCTTTGCAGGTTTGGGGTTGCAATCGTCCTTAGGAAAAATCGTAGAGCGCCAGTTTAATCAGCTGACCCCTTACGATATGCTGATTCTGCGCAATGAACAGGCCAGCAGAGCCGAGAGTCAGCAAGTCGATGACTACTTGCATTCTGATCAGGTAAGGGACTATCAATCCCTCCATGCGCAAACCATAGATGAAAAAATCAGCGGTCAGGATGAGAAGAAAAGCATTACCATCATGTCAACGGACCAAAAAGATTTTGGCTCCTTTATCCGCCTGCGTGATCCCAAAACTAATCAATCGCTTGTTCTGGATCATAAAGGTGCTTTAATCTCCAAAAAATTAGCAGCTTATTATGGTGTCAAAAAAGGAGAGACGTTCTCTGTAAAAGATGATCAGGGCCGTTCTTACACTATTAAGGTAGCGGGGCTAGTAGATATGAATGTTGGCCACTACATCTTTATGTCGGATAGTTACTACCAAAACGTTTTTGGCAAAAAAGCAACTCATAATGGTGAACTGATTAAGCTGAAGGATAGCTCCCAGTCAGATATTTCTAAGCAATCTAGTCATTTGTTGAATTTAGCAGGTGTTACTTCTCTGACGCAAAACTCATCCATGATTACGATGGTGAAGACAGCCGTTAATGGTCTCAATGCCTCCATGACGATTCTTATTGTGGTATCTATTGCTCTAGCCATTGTTATCCTCTATAATCTGACCAATATTAATGTTGCCGAACGAATTCGGGAGCTCTCAACCATCAAGGTTCTGGGATTTCATAGCCGAGAGGTCATGATGTATATCTATCGCGAAACCATCTTGCTATCGGTGATTGGCATGATTCTAGGTCTGGTCGGTGGTTATTATCTCCATGGTGTGATTATTGCCATGATGAGCCAAGATACAGTTTATCCTACTCAGGTAGATCCTTATGTCTATCTAGTGCCTCTGGCAGTGATTACCTTTATCTTAATCGTTCTGGGCTGGGTCGTCTATCATCGTTTGAAAAACGTCGATATGCTGGAAGCCCTCAAATCAGTAGATTAG
- a CDS encoding ABC transporter ATP-binding protein: MAYIEMKHSFKRYQMGDTVIVANNDITFEIEKGELVIILGASGAGKSTVLNILGGMDSNDEGQVIIDGTDIANFNSKQLTDYRRTDVGFVFQFYNLVPNLTAKENVELASEIVTDARDAAATLREVGLGQRLDNFPAQLSGGEQQRVSIARAVAKNPKILLCDEPTGALDYQTGKQVLQILQDMSRKQGATVIIVTHNSALAPIADRVIHMHDAKVSSIEINDYPQDIASLEY, translated from the coding sequence ATGGCTTATATTGAAATGAAACATTCTTTTAAACGTTATCAGATGGGAGACACGGTGATTGTTGCTAACAACGACATTACCTTTGAGATTGAAAAAGGGGAATTAGTGATTATTCTCGGGGCTTCTGGTGCAGGCAAGTCGACGGTTCTCAATATCCTAGGCGGTATGGACAGCAATGACGAAGGGCAGGTTATCATTGATGGAACAGATATAGCTAATTTCAACTCCAAACAGCTGACAGATTACCGGCGGACAGATGTTGGTTTTGTCTTTCAATTTTATAACCTGGTCCCAAATTTGACGGCCAAGGAAAATGTCGAGCTGGCTTCAGAGATTGTTACTGACGCCCGCGATGCTGCTGCAACTTTAAGAGAAGTTGGTTTAGGACAGCGCCTTGATAATTTTCCAGCCCAGCTTTCGGGTGGAGAACAGCAGCGGGTCTCCATCGCTCGAGCTGTGGCTAAAAATCCCAAGATCTTGCTCTGTGATGAGCCGACAGGAGCGTTGGATTACCAGACAGGGAAACAGGTCTTGCAGATTCTGCAGGATATGTCTCGCAAGCAAGGAGCAACCGTTATCATCGTGACCCACAATTCAGCTCTAGCCCCGATCGCCGATCGGGTTATCCACATGCACGATGCCAAGGTTAGCAGTATTGAAATCAACGACTATCCTCAAGATATCGCTAGTCTGGAATACTAG
- a CDS encoding TetR/AcrR family transcriptional regulator, whose protein sequence is MVQGSRESIINAVFRIASKNPDKSKLTMTEIAKEAGMSRQAIYQKHFSSVDEIFDYIHTSMTEEVFKTFKRSIADPSIHSIYEAVARDVIPKVYQKRIQARILYHTSIDRNVFNFLEESYLQLLLEADNIHIINNSPLMTPSMIKIVINYIFALVGEWVAEDFPEPPEVFAKTFLTLMQTAPKDLIDARPKSKI, encoded by the coding sequence ATGGTTCAAGGTAGTAGAGAAAGTATCATCAATGCTGTATTTCGCATTGCTTCGAAAAATCCAGATAAAAGCAAACTTACCATGACAGAAATTGCCAAAGAAGCTGGCATGTCGCGACAGGCTATTTACCAAAAACATTTCAGCAGCGTAGATGAGATCTTCGATTATATCCATACGTCCATGACGGAGGAGGTCTTTAAAACTTTTAAACGCAGCATTGCTGATCCTAGCATTCATTCTATCTACGAGGCTGTCGCTAGAGATGTTATTCCTAAAGTCTATCAAAAGCGAATACAGGCACGGATCCTCTATCACACTTCTATTGACAGGAATGTCTTTAATTTTCTTGAAGAGAGTTATCTGCAACTCCTTTTAGAAGCAGATAATATTCACATTATCAATAACAGTCCCTTAATGACACCCAGTATGATTAAAATCGTGATTAACTACATTTTTGCACTGGTCGGCGAGTGGGTAGCTGAGGATTTTCCAGAACCACCGGAGGTTTTTGCCAAGACTTTTCTAACTTTGATGCAAACAGCACCAAAAGATCTCATTGATGCTCGACCAAAAAGTAAAATCTAA